The genomic stretch CAGATCCCAAGTTTAATAATGCATCTACGTCAACTCCTGTAACTCTATCAAAAACTTCAGTCTCCACTAGTATTCCTAATTCTTCATTTGAAGACCTAAAGATAGATCCAGAAAGCAGCATATCTAAACATGCTATTATGAATAATTTAGGAAAAATGTGCTATTTGAATAGTGTAGTACAACAACTATATAATTGTACAGAATTCAAGAATATGGTACTAAATTATAATAATACAAAAAGCATTAAAGATCAAAATGTTCGTGAATTATTCGAAACTTATCAGCAAGTTATCAAAGATCAAGGGGATCCAATTAATAATGACGCCATCAGCACCTATCAGTTTTTACTTAAATCTGAATCGAACCATATTATACCCTCTCTTAATGAGCAGCAAGATGCTTTCGAATTTTTGATAAAATTTATTGATAAAATTGCAGATATTACTGAAGATTTCAAAACAATTTTTAAAATATCCACACATTGTTATATCAAGTCATATAGTGATCCAATGAAAGTCATTTCTTCTGATGATGGTGATGATAAAACTTCACTTGTTCTATCGCTAGGTTTTGATTATAAGGTATTTAATAATATGGCATTGTCCATTGCAAACTTTCTTAACAAAACTTTAGATGAATATACCTATACAGAGGAAACAACAAAGAATGAAATAACAGAAAAAGCTACGATCAAAGAAGTAATAGAAAGCTTACCACAAATATTGATATTTCAAATTTCAA from Puniceicoccales bacterium encodes the following:
- a CDS encoding ubiquitin carboxyl-terminal hydrolase: DPKFNNASTSTPVTLSKTSVSTSIPNSSFEDLKIDPESSISKHAIMNNLGKMCYLNSVVQQLYNCTEFKNMVLNYNNTKSIKDQNVRELFETYQQVIKDQGDPINNDAISTYQFLLKSESNHIIPSLNEQQDAFEFLIKFIDKIADITEDFKTIFKISTHCYIKSYSDPMKVISSDDGDDKTSLVLSLGFDYKVFNNMALSIANFLNKTLDEYTYTEETTKNEITEKATIKEVIESLPQILIFQISRIKSNGIFQTKVFNAYQISKTFDMYPFLSENLQKSFTDKRAEYELIGIILHIGPDPKDGHYVSWCKDNKANNRWIEYNDSLMSEIPEYELNAAINPIKNFNANDKVPYILFYRKKK